In Fluviicola taffensis DSM 16823, the following are encoded in one genomic region:
- a CDS encoding GNAT family N-acetyltransferase gives MEAQLRIYTKHNVSLLKAELTTFLEGLDIYYQPEFLICDAKMQHGEYEIAVCSSEEKIWLYPYILLPIKETSYFDISSPYGYAGPVSNSSEIQKIAEELFLQYISSKQNIVTEFVRYHPIYNENNFFQKDIQNLLNRRVVLVPTCDQEEIWMNEFSGTNRNLVRKLEKEEFQFTVSPFSKTDISAFDEAYRANMIHSGATDFYFFSPDFYTEMIDQLGQKLLLAKVEKEGEIYSSALFFVSGGIVTYYLSARNLNYPKVPGSNLLLSKMVFWAQENGMKTLHFGGGLSLDEADYLFKFKSNFGKTIKDFTIGKRIHQPTLYKELQDKYIEKNGNEAYQKVKYILQFYR, from the coding sequence ATGGAAGCTCAACTGAGAATCTATACAAAACACAATGTTTCACTTCTAAAAGCGGAACTAACTACTTTTTTGGAAGGTCTGGATATTTACTATCAACCTGAATTTCTAATCTGTGATGCAAAAATGCAACATGGAGAATATGAAATTGCCGTTTGTTCATCGGAGGAGAAAATTTGGTTATATCCTTACATTCTATTGCCTATAAAAGAAACAAGCTATTTCGATATCAGCTCACCTTATGGGTATGCTGGTCCAGTTTCAAATAGCTCGGAAATTCAAAAAATCGCAGAGGAATTGTTTTTACAGTACATTTCTAGTAAGCAAAATATCGTCACTGAATTTGTTCGGTATCATCCTATATACAACGAGAACAATTTTTTTCAAAAAGACATACAGAATCTATTGAATAGAAGAGTTGTTCTAGTTCCAACATGTGATCAAGAAGAAATTTGGATGAATGAATTCTCTGGAACCAACAGAAATCTTGTCCGGAAATTGGAAAAAGAAGAATTTCAATTTACAGTAAGTCCCTTTTCAAAAACAGACATCTCAGCATTTGATGAAGCATATAGAGCAAATATGATTCATTCTGGAGCAACCGATTTTTATTTTTTCTCTCCCGATTTTTATACAGAAATGATTGACCAACTCGGTCAGAAATTACTTCTAGCAAAAGTTGAAAAAGAAGGTGAAATTTATAGTAGTGCCTTGTTTTTTGTTTCTGGAGGGATTGTAACATATTACCTTTCTGCCCGAAATTTAAACTATCCAAAAGTTCCAGGATCCAATCTTTTACTTTCTAAAATGGTATTCTGGGCACAGGAAAACGGAATGAAAACACTCCATTTTGGAGGTGGTTTAAGCTTAGATGAAGCGGATTATTTATTCAAGTTTAAATCTAATTTCGGAAAGACAATCAAGGATTTTACTATTGGAAAACGAATCCATCAACCAACTTTATACAAAGAGCTCCAAGATAAATACATAGAAAAAAACGGAAATGAGGCTTATCAAAAGGTAAAGTACATTTTGCAGTTTTATAGATAA
- the neuC gene encoding UDP-N-acetylglucosamine 2-epimerase, with protein sequence MGVDKKKIAVFTGARSEYGPLKPLLSAFQEDPYFDMELIVAAGHLSPSQGNTISEIEKDGFPIGIRIHNMLEENNASAISISNGQLQIELAEYLNQCNPDLVIVLGDRSELVAVVSTALFQSIPVAHLSGGEVTEGATDNQIRHAVTKMSHIHFPTTEIYGENIRKMGEEDWRICVAGEPGLDDVLHLVVPTEKEFRTHYGIPENTPFILSTFHSETINQTINKAFISELIDKLCSLTNYHLLFTAANTDVGGIEINETLLKTSQSNPRVSFVESLGKTNYYAAQHYASCMLGNSSSGLIEAQSFQIPVVNVGSRQQGRLRNPNSVDVAVDVNKVIGAVQFVSSEEFKDQYIGKPNLFGDGRASERILQFLKTIDWNNLLLKKSTF encoded by the coding sequence ATGGGAGTAGATAAAAAGAAAATTGCAGTTTTCACGGGAGCTCGCTCCGAATATGGCCCATTGAAACCACTTCTCTCGGCATTTCAAGAAGATCCTTATTTCGACATGGAATTGATTGTTGCAGCGGGACATCTAAGTCCATCACAAGGAAATACCATTTCGGAAATCGAAAAAGATGGATTTCCAATTGGAATTCGCATCCATAATATGCTAGAAGAAAACAATGCTTCAGCCATCAGTATTTCAAATGGCCAATTACAAATAGAACTTGCTGAATACCTGAATCAATGTAACCCTGATTTAGTGATTGTACTTGGAGATCGTTCTGAATTAGTCGCAGTTGTTTCAACAGCCTTGTTTCAATCTATTCCTGTAGCACACTTGTCGGGAGGAGAAGTTACCGAAGGTGCAACAGATAATCAAATCCGTCATGCCGTCACAAAAATGAGTCATATTCATTTTCCGACTACCGAAATTTATGGGGAAAACATTCGTAAAATGGGTGAAGAGGATTGGCGCATTTGTGTTGCTGGCGAGCCTGGATTAGATGATGTACTTCATCTTGTGGTTCCAACAGAAAAAGAATTCAGAACACACTACGGAATTCCAGAAAATACACCTTTTATTCTATCTACTTTTCACAGTGAAACAATCAATCAAACAATAAATAAGGCATTCATTTCAGAATTGATCGACAAACTTTGTTCTTTGACCAATTATCACCTGCTATTCACAGCAGCAAATACGGATGTTGGAGGAATTGAAATCAACGAAACATTATTAAAAACAAGTCAATCCAATCCAAGAGTTTCATTCGTTGAAAGCTTAGGAAAGACAAACTATTATGCGGCCCAACACTATGCATCATGCATGTTAGGGAATTCATCCAGTGGTTTAATCGAAGCACAGAGTTTTCAAATCCCTGTTGTAAATGTAGGTTCTCGTCAACAAGGCAGATTGCGAAATCCGAATTCGGTAGATGTAGCGGTTGACGTAAACAAAGTAATAGGAGCCGTTCAATTTGTTTCATCGGAGGAATTTAAAGACCAATACATCGGAAAACCTAATTTGTTTGGAGACGGAAGAGCGAGCGAGCGAATACTGCAGTTTCTAAAAACGATTGATTGGAATAATTTGCTCCTCAAAAAATCTACGTTCTAG
- the neuB gene encoding N-acetylneuraminate synthase, giving the protein MFGDKIYIIAEAGVNHNGDINLAKKLIDAGKTAGVDCVKFQTWKTESLITKDAPKAAYQLENDGEGSQFEMLKKLELSYEDFKELQAYSKQVGVAFLSTPDEQESLNFLVDELNIPIIKVGSGEINNLLYLKQIARKKRPVILSTGMCNLADVERAYLTLVENGASEVAILHCTSEYPAPLETVNLKAMDTLKNAFQVTVGYSDHTDGIAISLAAAARGARIIEKHFTLDKTMDGPDHKASLDPIELKTLVDGIRAIELALGDGIKRIQEVEKATQLVVKKGIYALSSLKAGDVIMEEHLVGKRPITDLGMEEYESIVGKRLATDVEKDTAISRKHISWE; this is encoded by the coding sequence ATGTTTGGAGATAAAATATACATCATCGCAGAAGCTGGCGTAAATCACAATGGAGATATCAACTTAGCCAAAAAGCTAATTGATGCTGGAAAAACTGCTGGCGTTGATTGCGTCAAGTTTCAAACGTGGAAAACAGAGTCCTTAATTACAAAAGATGCTCCAAAAGCCGCTTATCAACTAGAAAATGATGGAGAAGGATCTCAATTTGAGATGCTGAAGAAACTAGAGTTATCCTATGAAGACTTCAAAGAACTTCAAGCATATTCGAAACAAGTTGGGGTAGCATTTCTATCCACTCCTGACGAACAAGAAAGTTTGAATTTTTTAGTGGATGAATTAAATATTCCCATAATAAAAGTAGGTTCAGGCGAAATAAACAACCTGCTTTATCTCAAGCAAATTGCACGTAAAAAACGTCCTGTAATCCTTTCAACTGGAATGTGTAATCTCGCAGATGTTGAGCGTGCCTATTTAACACTCGTTGAAAATGGTGCATCAGAAGTAGCTATTCTGCATTGCACATCTGAATATCCTGCACCGCTAGAGACGGTGAATCTGAAGGCAATGGATACGTTGAAAAATGCATTTCAAGTTACCGTTGGCTATTCCGATCATACCGATGGAATAGCAATTTCACTGGCTGCCGCAGCACGTGGAGCAAGAATCATTGAAAAGCATTTCACCCTAGACAAAACCATGGATGGTCCAGATCACAAAGCTTCTCTCGATCCAATCGAATTGAAAACCTTGGTTGATGGAATTCGCGCGATTGAATTAGCACTTGGCGACGGAATAAAACGCATACAAGAAGTTGAAAAAGCTACACAATTGGTGGTGAAAAAAGGAATTTACGCTCTCTCAAGCTTGAAAGCTGGAGATGTCATTATGGAAGAACACCTAGTCGGAAAACGTCCAATTACTGATTTAGGGATGGAAGAGTACGAATCTATTGTTGGCAAACGTCTAGCAACTGATGTAGAAAAAGATACAGCAATTAGTCGCAAACACATTTCATGGGAGTAG
- a CDS encoding LegC family aminotransferase — protein sequence MDFASIVNTVRNRFGKEGFIPLHAPYFGGNEKEYLIECIDSTFVSSVGPFVDRFEKDMCEITGSKFAIAAVNGTAALHMALIIAGVEQNDEVISQALTFVATANAISYIGALPVFLDVDKDTLGLSPNAVLHFLKNETHQNEKNECINSKTGNRIKACVPMHTFGFPMRINELLEICNQYNIVLVEDAAESLGSYVGEKHTGTIGHIAAFSFNGNKTVTSGGGGAIITNNEEWAKRAKYLTTTAKVPHAWDFFHDEIGYNYRMPNINAALACAQLEILPKILENKRETANSYLQELPKVGIHVVAEREGTKANYWLNTIVLDSKDERDAFLKFSNEQGVMTRPIWTLMNRLPAFKDCQTDSLENSIWLEDRVVNLPSSVVK from the coding sequence ATGGATTTCGCTTCCATTGTTAACACTGTTCGAAATCGCTTCGGGAAAGAAGGATTTATTCCACTTCATGCCCCCTATTTTGGGGGAAATGAAAAAGAATATTTGATTGAATGTATCGATAGTACGTTTGTATCTTCAGTTGGACCTTTTGTAGATCGTTTTGAAAAAGACATGTGCGAAATCACAGGTTCAAAATTTGCAATTGCTGCAGTAAATGGAACCGCCGCACTTCACATGGCACTAATTATTGCTGGTGTTGAACAAAATGATGAGGTGATTTCTCAAGCATTAACTTTCGTAGCAACTGCAAATGCTATTTCTTATATCGGAGCCTTACCTGTTTTTTTAGATGTAGACAAAGATACACTTGGACTTTCTCCCAATGCCGTTCTTCATTTTCTAAAAAATGAAACGCATCAAAATGAGAAGAACGAATGTATCAACTCTAAAACAGGAAACCGAATTAAGGCCTGTGTACCCATGCATACTTTTGGTTTTCCAATGCGTATCAACGAGCTACTTGAAATTTGTAACCAATATAACATTGTCTTAGTGGAGGATGCCGCTGAGTCCCTAGGATCTTACGTTGGAGAGAAGCACACTGGAACAATCGGTCATATTGCAGCTTTCAGTTTCAATGGAAACAAAACTGTGACTTCTGGTGGTGGTGGTGCCATTATTACAAATAACGAAGAATGGGCAAAGCGCGCAAAATATTTGACTACAACAGCGAAAGTTCCACACGCTTGGGATTTCTTTCACGATGAAATTGGATACAACTACCGCATGCCAAATATTAATGCTGCCTTGGCTTGTGCGCAATTAGAAATTCTGCCGAAGATTCTTGAAAACAAAAGAGAAACTGCAAACTCCTATCTCCAAGAACTTCCCAAAGTAGGTATACATGTTGTTGCTGAACGAGAAGGTACAAAAGCCAATTACTGGTTAAATACCATTGTTTTAGATTCGAAAGATGAACGTGATGCTTTCTTGAAATTTTCTAATGAACAAGGTGTAATGACTCGACCAATTTGGACATTGATGAATCGTTTACCTGCATTTAAAGATTGTCAAACAGATAGTTTGGAAAACTCAATTTGGCTTGAAGATAGAGTTGTAAATTTACCTAGTAGTGTAGTGAAATAG
- a CDS encoding NAD-dependent 4,6-dehydratase LegB, translating into MRLKGKKVLVTGADGFIGSHLVENLIKEGAQVRAFCYYNSFNNWGWLDSFPRELLQQIEVFTGDVRDPNGVRTAMKGIDIVYHLAALIAIPYSYHSPDAYVDTNVKGTLNIVQAARDLGTERVLVTSTSEVYGTAQYVPIDEKHPRQGQSPYSATKIGADSIAESFYRSFEMPITIVRPFNTYGPRQSARAIIPTIITQLLNGYNEINLGDLTPTRDLVFAKDTAQGFVEISLCDKLNGHDVNIATHNEISIGDLANELIKQINPGATIQQEEQRLRPEKSEVFRLFGDNSKLFEYTGWKPETTLEEGLRQTIEWFKQPENLKQYKADIYNI; encoded by the coding sequence ATGCGTTTAAAAGGAAAAAAAGTGCTAGTTACTGGTGCTGATGGTTTCATCGGTTCTCATCTAGTTGAAAATTTAATTAAAGAAGGAGCTCAAGTAAGAGCCTTTTGCTACTATAACAGCTTTAATAACTGGGGATGGTTAGATTCTTTTCCCCGCGAATTATTGCAGCAAATTGAAGTCTTTACAGGTGATGTTCGAGATCCAAACGGAGTAAGAACCGCTATGAAAGGAATTGATATTGTTTATCACCTTGCAGCTCTTATTGCAATCCCATATTCTTATCACTCACCTGATGCTTATGTAGACACAAATGTAAAAGGGACTTTAAATATCGTTCAGGCCGCTCGAGATTTGGGAACTGAACGCGTTCTTGTTACTTCAACTTCGGAGGTTTACGGAACAGCACAGTATGTGCCGATCGATGAAAAGCACCCACGTCAAGGTCAATCGCCCTATTCCGCAACAAAAATTGGAGCAGATAGCATTGCTGAATCTTTCTACAGAAGTTTTGAAATGCCGATTACCATTGTTCGACCTTTTAATACATACGGCCCTCGTCAATCTGCTAGAGCAATTATTCCAACGATTATCACCCAATTATTGAACGGATATAACGAAATCAACTTGGGAGATTTAACACCAACGAGAGATTTAGTTTTTGCCAAAGATACTGCTCAAGGTTTCGTTGAAATTTCCCTTTGTGACAAATTGAATGGACACGATGTAAACATTGCAACTCACAATGAAATTTCAATTGGTGATTTAGCCAATGAGTTGATTAAACAGATTAATCCTGGGGCAACAATTCAGCAGGAAGAGCAACGTTTGAGACCTGAAAAATCGGAAGTTTTTAGACTTTTTGGCGACAATAGCAAATTGTTCGAATACACTGGATGGAAACCCGAAACAACATTAGAGGAAGGTTTACGTCAAACAATAGAATGGTTCAAACAGCCAGAGAACTTGAAACAATACAAGGCTGATATTTACAATATTTAA
- the hisH gene encoding imidazole glycerol phosphate synthase subunit HisH yields the protein MIVIVDYGLGNLGSIKNMFQHIGFDAVISSNQDQLLAATKLVLPGIGSFDQGMTNLYERSLIPTLNQRVLVDQVPILGICLGMQLMGIKSEEGILPGLSWINQESKKFSFLDPKSFPVPHLGWEYVSDNGSQSSLLSGFNEETKFYFAHSYYVTCVNREEVLLEADYVHSFDAAIQKGNILGVQFHPEKSHKYGMQLLTNFASKF from the coding sequence ATGATAGTAATCGTTGATTATGGTTTGGGGAATCTAGGTTCGATAAAGAATATGTTTCAACATATTGGGTTTGACGCTGTAATTTCAAGCAATCAAGACCAACTTTTAGCTGCTACTAAACTCGTTCTTCCTGGTATTGGATCTTTTGATCAAGGCATGACTAATTTGTATGAAAGAAGTCTTATTCCTACTTTAAATCAGAGGGTTTTAGTGGATCAAGTTCCGATATTGGGAATTTGTTTAGGAATGCAGTTGATGGGAATCAAAAGTGAAGAAGGAATATTGCCAGGTTTGTCGTGGATCAATCAGGAAAGTAAAAAATTTAGTTTCTTAGACCCTAAATCCTTTCCTGTTCCTCATTTAGGATGGGAGTATGTTTCGGATAATGGAAGTCAGAGCAGCTTATTGTCCGGATTTAATGAAGAAACGAAGTTCTATTTTGCACATTCTTATTATGTAACGTGTGTAAATAGGGAAGAAGTGCTTTTGGAGGCAGATTATGTACATTCATTTGATGCAGCAATTCAAAAGGGAAATATCTTGGGCGTTCAGTTTCATCCAGAAAAAAGTCACAAGTACGGGATGCAGTTATTAACCAATTTTGCTTCTAAATTCTGA
- a CDS encoding AglZ/HisF2 family acetamidino modification protein: MALPRCIPVLLLQNGGLVKTTQFQQPKYIGDPLNTIRIFNEKEVDELVFLDIDASVKGTPIPFKLLKEIAEECFMPLSYGGGIKTIESIRQIIQLGIEKVIIGTEAIQNPDFLKQAVTEFGSSSICVVLDIKKNTSGEYCLWTQSGTIPTDLKPVYFAQKLEELGVGELFVHSIDRDGTRMGYDLELIQLLRQAVTIPIIAYGGADTIADFQWVIQSGANAVAAGSLFVLHGKHQAVLISYPDSASLKRIYSSIQRK; this comes from the coding sequence ATGGCTTTACCAAGATGCATTCCGGTTCTTTTGCTTCAAAATGGAGGGTTGGTTAAAACAACTCAGTTTCAGCAACCAAAATACATTGGTGATCCTTTGAATACAATTCGGATTTTCAATGAAAAGGAAGTAGATGAGTTGGTATTTTTGGATATTGATGCTTCAGTTAAAGGTACTCCAATTCCATTCAAATTACTGAAAGAAATTGCGGAAGAATGTTTTATGCCACTATCATATGGAGGTGGGATAAAAACAATTGAAAGTATTCGTCAAATTATTCAGTTGGGAATAGAGAAAGTTATTATTGGAACAGAAGCTATTCAGAATCCGGATTTTTTGAAACAAGCCGTCACCGAATTTGGAAGTTCGAGTATTTGTGTTGTATTGGATATAAAAAAAAATACTTCCGGGGAATATTGTTTATGGACACAATCAGGAACTATTCCGACGGATTTAAAACCTGTTTATTTTGCCCAAAAGTTAGAAGAATTAGGTGTTGGTGAATTATTTGTCCATTCCATTGACCGTGATGGTACAAGAATGGGGTATGATTTGGAATTAATTCAATTGCTTCGTCAAGCAGTAACAATTCCAATCATAGCTTATGGAGGAGCTGATACTATAGCTGATTTCCAGTGGGTAATTCAATCAGGAGCTAATGCGGTAGCAGCAGGGAGTTTATTTGTACTTCACGGAAAGCATCAGGCAGTATTAATTTCTTACCCAGATTCGGCTTCCCTGAAAAGAATTTATTCAAGTATTCAAAGGAAATAG
- the wecB gene encoding non-hydrolyzing UDP-N-acetylglucosamine 2-epimerase, with amino-acid sequence MGKLKIVTILGARPQFIKAAAVSSLFKENFDEILVHTGQHYDSNMSDVFFQELEIPKPKYQLNIGSGSHGAMTGAMLIAIEKVLIEEKPDFVLVYGDTNSTLAGALAASKMLIPVIHVEAGLRSFNKTMPEEQNRILTDHVSELLFAPTQTAIQNLQNEGIKKGLHLVGDVMYDGILHFTEIAKKKSTIIQDLNLLEKQFILCTIHRAENTNDMNRLQSIFNGLNAVNEKIVLPLHPRTLKYVQEYGISIGEHILIIEPIGYLDMVRLESAAKKIVTDSGGVQKEAFFLKIPCITLRDETEWVETVQDGWNILVGANEKHIQEAILTFNPTTIPTNSFGDGNSVHRMIEWIKQYQLS; translated from the coding sequence ATGGGAAAGTTGAAGATAGTTACTATACTTGGTGCTAGGCCACAATTTATAAAAGCAGCAGCAGTTTCTTCTTTGTTCAAGGAGAATTTTGATGAGATTTTGGTACATACTGGTCAACATTACGATTCCAATATGTCGGATGTTTTTTTCCAAGAACTAGAAATCCCGAAACCTAAATATCAGTTGAATATTGGTTCAGGATCTCATGGTGCTATGACTGGTGCGATGTTAATTGCAATCGAAAAAGTGCTTATTGAAGAAAAACCTGATTTTGTATTAGTTTATGGAGATACCAATTCAACTTTAGCTGGAGCATTGGCGGCTTCCAAAATGTTGATACCAGTTATTCATGTAGAAGCAGGTCTAAGAAGCTTCAACAAAACAATGCCAGAAGAACAAAATCGGATTTTAACAGATCATGTTTCCGAATTACTTTTTGCTCCCACCCAAACGGCGATTCAAAATCTACAAAATGAAGGAATTAAAAAAGGACTTCATTTAGTGGGAGATGTTATGTATGATGGAATTTTACATTTCACTGAAATTGCGAAAAAGAAAAGTACAATCATTCAAGATTTGAATCTTTTAGAGAAGCAATTTATACTTTGTACGATTCATCGGGCGGAGAATACGAATGACATGAATCGCTTGCAATCAATTTTCAACGGGTTAAATGCAGTGAATGAGAAAATTGTTCTTCCGCTTCATCCACGCACATTAAAATACGTTCAAGAATATGGAATTTCCATCGGAGAACACATTTTGATAATTGAACCTATTGGTTACTTGGATATGGTTCGATTGGAATCTGCAGCTAAGAAAATTGTAACAGATAGTGGAGGTGTTCAAAAGGAAGCTTTTTTTCTAAAAATTCCTTGTATAACTTTGCGCGACGAAACCGAATGGGTTGAAACTGTTCAAGACGGATGGAATATACTTGTTGGAGCAAATGAAAAACATATTCAAGAAGCCATATTAACTTTTAATCCAACAACTATCCCAACTAACAGTTTTGGTGATGGAAATTCCGTTCATCGCATGATTGAATGGATTAAACAATATCAATTGAGTTAA
- a CDS encoding PIG-L deacetylase family protein codes for MKDKKRVLVLAPHTDDGEFGCGGTIAKFIEEGHEVTYAAFSACQQSVLPQFPSDILITEVKAATKVLGIKPDNLLLFDYDVRTFGYHRQEILDDLIKIRADFKPDLILMPDLQDVHQDHATVATEGLRAFKFSSILSYELPWNNLSFTTSSFVHLDERHVQTKVNALKEYQSQAHRPYSDEDFLRSVARTRGVQIGTKYAEAFNIVRWIID; via the coding sequence ATGAAAGATAAAAAAAGAGTACTTGTTCTAGCGCCTCACACAGATGATGGTGAATTTGGTTGCGGAGGAACAATTGCTAAATTCATAGAGGAAGGTCATGAAGTAACTTATGCGGCATTTTCTGCTTGCCAGCAATCTGTGCTTCCTCAATTTCCATCTGATATTTTAATTACAGAGGTAAAAGCAGCTACTAAGGTTCTTGGAATTAAACCGGATAACTTGCTTTTGTTTGATTACGATGTGAGAACTTTTGGATATCACCGTCAGGAAATTTTGGATGACTTAATTAAGATTCGGGCAGACTTTAAACCGGATTTGATTCTTATGCCAGATTTGCAAGATGTGCATCAAGATCATGCAACTGTTGCAACAGAAGGGTTGCGGGCGTTTAAATTTTCTTCTATTTTATCATACGAATTACCATGGAACAATTTGTCCTTCACAACTTCTAGTTTTGTTCATTTGGATGAAAGACACGTTCAAACAAAGGTAAACGCCTTGAAAGAATACCAATCTCAAGCTCATAGACCCTATTCGGATGAAGATTTTTTAAGATCAGTAGCACGAACAAGGGGGGTTCAAATTGGAACCAAATATGCGGAAGCGTTTAATATTGTTCGTTGGATAATTGATTGA
- a CDS encoding UDP-3-O-(3-hydroxymyristoyl)glucosamine N-acyltransferase — protein MIVLSQIVELLNLQTSTLNSTQEISHVRSITDADFDQKSLGWCSDKNAELLTTLNEGIVIVSFETYNQFQNQVHQISLIPVEKPRSAFLQVLREFFAEKPQVGFIHPSAIIDSSVIFNHNTVNIAANVVVEKECILGNHVSIGANTVIKSRTIIGDNCSIGSNNTIGGVGFGYELNDENEYELMPHIGNVVLKNGVEIGNNVCIDRAVMGSTLLEENVKVDNLVHIAHGVKIGKNSLIIANAMIAGSVEIGKNVWVSPSASVRQKLIIEDNSLIGLGSVVVKNVSANSVVAGNPAKPFEKK, from the coding sequence ATGATAGTGCTAAGCCAGATTGTTGAGTTATTGAATCTTCAAACATCTACTTTAAATTCTACTCAGGAAATTTCACATGTTCGGTCAATTACGGATGCAGACTTTGATCAAAAATCGCTTGGTTGGTGTTCAGATAAGAATGCTGAACTGCTAACAACTTTGAATGAAGGTATTGTCATTGTAAGTTTTGAAACATACAATCAATTTCAGAATCAGGTCCATCAAATTAGTCTAATTCCAGTAGAAAAACCGAGAAGTGCATTTTTGCAAGTACTGCGAGAATTTTTTGCAGAAAAGCCGCAAGTTGGATTTATACATCCATCAGCAATCATTGATTCTTCCGTGATTTTTAATCACAACACAGTCAATATTGCTGCAAATGTGGTTGTTGAAAAGGAGTGCATTTTAGGAAATCATGTGTCAATAGGTGCAAATACGGTCATAAAATCAAGAACTATTATTGGAGACAATTGTAGCATTGGATCTAACAACACGATTGGAGGGGTTGGCTTTGGATACGAATTGAATGATGAAAATGAATACGAATTAATGCCTCACATTGGAAACGTTGTCTTGAAAAACGGGGTGGAAATCGGGAATAATGTATGTATTGACCGTGCTGTAATGGGTTCAACTTTACTGGAAGAAAATGTAAAGGTGGATAATCTTGTTCACATAGCTCATGGCGTAAAAATCGGAAAAAACAGTTTGATTATTGCCAATGCAATGATTGCTGGAAGTGTGGAAATTGGTAAAAATGTGTGGGTTTCTCCTTCTGCATCAGTCAGACAAAAATTAATTATCGAAGACAATTCCCTTATTGGTTTGGGAAGTGTTGTGGTGAAAAATGTGTCAGCAAATTCGGTTGTTGCAGGAAATCCAGCTAAACCATTTGAGAAGAAATGA
- a CDS encoding glycosyltransferase family 2 protein, producing the protein MKIAVVIPCRNEIKNIEECIDAIYQSNLPSDWKLVVNVVDGVSNDGTLELLESLQKKYAELHIVTNEKQLTPFAFNLGIYATKDADYYQIIGARQIVSQNYLKEAVESLQSDETIWCVGGQVNNVYLNKESKMIAQAMSTSFGMGLGNFRTLNESGFVDTVGTPMYPAWVFEKIGYFDEELIRNQDDDFNFRVLKAGGKILYNHSISLKYYVRGSVSQLWKQFMQYGYWKVYVNKKHKAVTTLRQLVPPVFVLYLILVQFLFLIHPLLWLYGLSFFGVYIMLGLFITSRIAESVSDFNRIFIIFPILHISYGWGYLKGIVAFLIANKKPGDKYKKMSR; encoded by the coding sequence ATGAAAATTGCAGTAGTTATTCCATGCAGAAATGAAATCAAAAACATCGAAGAATGTATTGATGCCATTTACCAATCCAACTTACCATCAGATTGGAAGTTAGTGGTAAATGTAGTGGATGGAGTCAGTAATGATGGAACATTAGAACTCCTGGAATCACTTCAGAAAAAATATGCAGAATTGCACATTGTTACGAATGAAAAACAACTAACTCCTTTTGCTTTTAATTTGGGAATTTACGCAACAAAAGATGCGGATTATTATCAGATAATCGGAGCGAGACAAATTGTAAGCCAGAATTACTTGAAAGAAGCCGTTGAAAGTCTTCAAAGCGATGAGACTATTTGGTGTGTTGGAGGACAAGTAAACAATGTCTATTTGAATAAAGAAAGTAAAATGATTGCTCAAGCAATGAGTACTTCCTTTGGAATGGGATTGGGTAATTTTAGAACTCTCAATGAATCGGGATTTGTAGATACAGTTGGTACTCCGATGTATCCTGCATGGGTTTTTGAGAAAATTGGCTATTTTGATGAAGAGCTAATTCGCAATCAAGACGATGATTTTAATTTCAGGGTACTAAAAGCTGGAGGAAAGATTCTATACAATCATTCCATTTCATTGAAATATTATGTGAGAGGAAGCGTTTCTCAATTATGGAAACAATTTATGCAATACGGTTATTGGAAAGTTTACGTGAATAAGAAACACAAAGCAGTAACAACACTTCGCCAATTGGTTCCGCCTGTATTTGTGCTATACTTGATACTCGTTCAGTTTTTATTTTTGATTCATCCGCTACTTTGGCTTTATGGATTGTCTTTTTTTGGAGTATATATAATGCTCGGACTTTTCATTACTTCCAGAATAGCAGAAAGTGTTTCAGATTTCAATCGAATTTTTATCATATTTCCGATTTTGCATATTTCTTATGGCTGGGGTTATTTGAAAGGCATCGTTGCCTTCTTAATAGCGAATAAGAAACCAGGCGACAAGTACAAAAAAATGTCTCGATAG